In Nocardia sp. NBC_01327, the genomic stretch CCAGCTCCGCGGTGGCGAAGGCGACCGCCTCCCGGGACCGGCCCAGCTCCACCATGGTGATCACGGCGTGCAGGCGATTGGCGGCCTCGTGCGCCTGAGCGCGCAGTGCGTCGGCGAAACCGCGCACCGAGTTCAATTCGCCCAGTACATCCCGTAATTCGGTGTGGTCGCGGAGAGTGAGCACGGTGCCCATCCGGCGACCGCCGTGTTCGACCAGATCCTGATTGACCACCAGCACCCGCTCCGGCGTCACATGCATCTCATCGCGCACCACCTCCGGCCCGAGCCGTTGCAATGAGATGGGCAGATCGGCCCGCAGCACCGGGCCGTCCGGCAGCCGCAGCAGCCGCCGCGCCTCGTCATTGACCACGTCGGCGCGCTCGCCCGATTTATCGAAGACCAGCAGGCCCTCGTGCACGGAGTGCAGCACGGCATCGTGATGCTCGTACAGCGTGCGCATTTCGGCGGGAGCCAGACCGAGGGTCTGCCGCAACAGCCTGCGGCGCAACAGCAGTGCGCCCAGCAGCGCCAGCACCAGTCCGGCGGCGGCCACCATCAGGATGGCCGGTAGCTGCGCGCGCACCTGAGCGCCGATGTGCACGCGGGTGATGCCCGCCGAGACCAGCGCGACAATGCGGCCGTCGCCGTCCCGGACCGGGGTCACCGAGCGAATGGACGGACCCAGTGTTCCGGCGAAGGTCTCGGTGAAGGTCTCCCCCGCCAGCGCGCGATCGATGGTGCCGCTGAACGGTTTTCCGATGCGGTCCGGATCGGTATGCGTATAGCGGGTGCGGTCGGGAGCCATGACGACGATGAAATCGACGCCGGTGCTCTGCCGAATGCTCTCGGTCACCGGTTGCAGCAGCGCCGTCGGATCGGGACTGCGCACCGCGGTCAAGGTCGCGGGCGACCGGGCGACCGCCACCGCGATATCGATGACCTGCGCCCGGGTGGCGTCGTCCTGGGCATGCCGGGTCTGCAGCACCACCAGCGCGGTGCCGACCCCGATGACCACCGCCAGCACCGCCAATTGCACGGCGAACACCTGCCCGGCGACCGAGCGCCCGCGCCGGATCCGCGCCCCGCGCTCCGTTCTCCGACCGATCACTGCGCCTCCGTGCCGTGAACAAAACTTACGCAACAGTGACCGGCGTCACTGCCTCGGTCAATCATTCTTCACACACCGGTGTGAGGGGGCGCACACCAGCCGACCGTCATTCAGCGGAGATGCGGCGGCAGCGAAGACGAGGGACACGACAGCCATGAGCACTGCACTATCACCGGGCCATCCGGCCCCACCGAGCGATACACCGGCGGCCTCCCGCCGCGACCGCACCCACTGGTTGTATCTGGCCGTCATCCTGGCGGTGCTGGCCGGCATTCTGGTCGGCTGGCTCGCACCGGGTTTCGGCAAATCGGTGGGCGAGCTCGGCACCCTGTTCGTGAATCTGATCAAGATGATGATCTCGCCGGTCATCTTCTGCACCATCGTGCTCGGCATCGGATCGGTGCGGGCGGCGGCGCGGGTCGGCAAGATCGGCGGCATGGCCATCGGGTACTTCCTGATCATGTCGACGGTGGCCCTGGCCATCGGCCTGGTGGTCGGCAATCTGCTGCATCCGGGCAGCGGGCTCGATATCGCCGCGCACGCCAAGGAGTCCGTCCAGTACGCGAAGGATGCGCAAAGTGCCGGTGGCACCTGGACTTTCGTCAAGGACATCGTCCCGACCACGCTGGTCTCCTCGCTCACGGGCGGCAAGGTGCTGCAGACGCTGTTCGTGGCACTGCTGGTCGGCTTCGGCATCCAGGCCATGGGCAGCACCGGTGAACCCCTGCTGCGCGGTGTGGCACTGCTGCAGAAGCTGGTGTTCCGCATCCTGACCATGATCCTGTGGCTGGCGCCGGTCGGCGCGTTCGGCGCCATCGCGAATGTGGTGGCGCGCACCGGACTCGACGCGGTGAAGCAGCTGGCACTGCTCATGGTGGCGTTCTATCTCACCTGCGCGGTCTTCGTCTTCGGCATCCTCGGCGTGCTGCTGCGCACGG encodes the following:
- a CDS encoding sensor histidine kinase, whose protein sequence is MIGRRTERGARIRRGRSVAGQVFAVQLAVLAVVIGVGTALVVLQTRHAQDDATRAQVIDIAVAVARSPATLTAVRSPDPTALLQPVTESIRQSTGVDFIVVMAPDRTRYTHTDPDRIGKPFSGTIDRALAGETFTETFAGTLGPSIRSVTPVRDGDGRIVALVSAGITRVHIGAQVRAQLPAILMVAAAGLVLALLGALLLRRRLLRQTLGLAPAEMRTLYEHHDAVLHSVHEGLLVFDKSGERADVVNDEARRLLRLPDGPVLRADLPISLQRLGPEVVRDEMHVTPERVLVVNQDLVEHGGRRMGTVLTLRDHTELRDVLGELNSVRGFADALRAQAHEAANRLHAVITMVELGRSREAVAFATAELELSQALIDRLTGAVAEPAVVALLLGKVEHAAEYGVELTVTGDTLLDSTDPLTAHEMVTLLGNLVDNALDAVGRDEDAWVEVTVRRDDAELYVRVADSGPGMSEELFSRATERGYSTKTDHHGLGLALVRRLVARYGGELRASREPEAAVIVRFPCPVSARPDERADAGSGDG
- a CDS encoding cation:dicarboxylate symporter family transporter — its product is MSTALSPGHPAPPSDTPAASRRDRTHWLYLAVILAVLAGILVGWLAPGFGKSVGELGTLFVNLIKMMISPVIFCTIVLGIGSVRAAARVGKIGGMAIGYFLIMSTVALAIGLVVGNLLHPGSGLDIAAHAKESVQYAKDAQSAGGTWTFVKDIVPTTLVSSLTGGKVLQTLFVALLVGFGIQAMGSTGEPLLRGVALLQKLVFRILTMILWLAPVGAFGAIANVVARTGLDAVKQLALLMVAFYLTCAVFVFGILGVLLRTVAGVSIFKLVRYLAREYLLIVATSSSESALPRLIAKMEHLGVERTTVGVVVPTGYSFNLDGTAIYLTMATLFVADAMHKPLSWTEQLGLLVFMIVASKGAAGVTGAGLATLAGGLQSHRPELLDGVGLIVGIDRFMSEARAVTNFSGNAVATVLIGTWTKTIEPDRMRAVLDRQLPFDETAMVEDHPAGTEDAAPAANPAATPAENPAVPVEKTPIPV